CCCTGGAGGGCGGCCTGGACTACCTCAAGCAGGTGATCATCGAGGACAGCCTGGGCCTGGCCGCCGAGCTGGAAGCCCAGATGCAACTGGTGGTGGATCGCTACGAGTGCGAATGGGCCAACGCCCTGAGCGATCCCGACAAGCTCAAGCGCTTCCGCACCTTCGTCAACGAGCGCGGCAGCGATCCGGACATCCACTTCGTCAAGGAGCGCGGCCAGCGCCGGCCGGCGCGCCACCATGAACTTCAGCTGATCGCCGTCACCGAGGAGGTTTGACCATGACCCAGACCAACACCGCACGCGCCCTGCAATCCGCCTGGCAACCCCTGTGCAGCCTGGCCGATCTGGTGCCTCAATCCGGCGTGGTCGCCCTGCACCAGGGTGAGCAGGTGGCGTTGTTCTACCTGCCCGATACCGAGCAGAAGGTCTTCGCCGTGGGCAACCGCGATCCCAAGTCCGGCGCCAACGTCATCGGCCGCGGCATCGTCGGCCACCTCGGCGGTGAGTTGGTGATCGCTTCGCCGCTGTACAAGCAGCATTTCCGCCTGAGCGATGGCGGCTGTTTGGAATACCCCGAGCAGACCTTGCCCACCTGGGCGGTGCGGTTGAACGGGGAGCAGGTGGAGATCGCCTGAGGCGGCTTGCCCTCACGCCAACCCTCTCCCGGAGTGTATGGCCCGGAGACATGGTGGACACCTGTTCGAGGACAAGGTGGACAGGTGTCAGGCGACGGAGCGTCCCGTCGTCGCCGTCCGGGGGTGTAGATTCAGGCACGCGATGCGACAGGTGCGCCAGAGCACGTGGTACTGGCCATCCATCCCTTCGGAATGGATCAGCACGGGCTTGCCGAGGAAGGCCTTGCCCACCCGCCACTCCTGGCCTCGGCAGTGGATGAGTCCCTGGTCGCGCACCGAACGGATGATACT
The window above is part of the Pseudomonas oryzihabitans genome. Proteins encoded here:
- the nirD gene encoding nitrite reductase small subunit NirD, which produces MTQTNTARALQSAWQPLCSLADLVPQSGVVALHQGEQVALFYLPDTEQKVFAVGNRDPKSGANVIGRGIVGHLGGELVIASPLYKQHFRLSDGGCLEYPEQTLPTWAVRLNGEQVEIA